The Anabaena sp. PCC 7108 region TCCGTCATTTCATAGGACTCAGCATTACCTTCTAAAGACGCTTCTAAAAGCTGTTCTTCATCAACCACACCCTCAACTACACAAATGCCTTTTTGAGTAAACATCCAACTAACGCAACCTGTTTCCCCTAAATTACCGCCATTTTTACTAAAAGCTACACGCAAATCTGCGGCTGTACGATTGCGGTTATCTGTGAGGGCTTCAATTAAAATTGCTACACCACCAGCGCCATAACCTTCATAGCGAATTTCTTCTAAACTGGAGTTATCACCGCCAAAAGTACCTGCACCTTTAGCGTTCGCGCCTCGCGTGCCGCAGGCAATCGCTCTTTCAATATTATCATTAGGAATCCCCGCCGCCTTCGCCTTATCAATCGCCGTCCGCAGTTGAAAATTACCAGCAGGATCTGGTACACCATTTCTAGCAGCAACAATTATCGCCCGTGACAGTTGAGTGAAGATATTGCCTCTTTTAGCATCTACTACCGCCTTCTGACGTTTAATATTTGCCCATTTACTATGTCCTGCCATAATCTGAAATTAATGATTAACACCGTCTTCCAAAATAGAATATACAGCAGATTTCAGGTATAAGCTTAACCTTGTGTAGCCCCAGACTTTCACTTTCTTAAAACCAATTGAAAGGAATTCAGATATCCGGTGATGGTTTTAGCTAAAGTCGGACGCTGTTTTTTAGAAACTATGGCCATGACTTGATATAATCGCCCTTCAGCAACATACATTCTATTTGTAGTTACCTTACCAGCCGAATCTACATATTGAATTTCTTTACCAGGATGACCGTTTGAACTGCGAATATTGCGTTCACTAATCAAATTACTTTGTGTAGCTTTTAAAGAATTATCCTGGGCTTGATTCAATATTTTTTGTGGGTTTGTCATCTTAGCATAACTATATGGAAACTCATTGTAAGTTACTAAATATGCAACTTCCTGTTCCGGTGGTTGGGCTACAAATATTTCTAATTTTATTTCTCCCATGTAGGTTTTTTGAACTTGAGTTTTCTTTTTTGGTCTTCCTGGCATTAAAACCTGAAAACTTTTATCTGGGGGAGTGAATACCTTCCACTTTGGCTGTACTACTTTAGGAACAGCTGGTTTACTAGGAGAAGTGGTAGGTTTGGATTGACGCATCTCAGCTGAGACGAACCCACTATATACAAATGTGGCAGCGATAAAAGGTAGTAAAACTTTGATAATCATATTTATAGCATTTGCAAATGCAGATTTGATTGTTCCTGCTATTTATAACCTAGCTGCACATACAGCAGCACCAATTAATCCTACTTGTTGATTAAGAATTATATGCACCGGTATTTCTTCGAGTAGAGAACGCATTCTACCTTTTTGGGTGAAAGCTAACATAAAACTCCCATTTTGCATCAAAGGCAAAATTTTGGGGGCGATACCACCAGCAATGTACAATCCACCGTAGGGTAAGAGTTTTAAGGCCAGATTACCGGCTTCTGCACCGTAGGCTTCTAGGAAAATTTGTATAGTTTGTTCAGAAAGGCGATCGCTTTTAACTAAGGCTACACTACCAATCGCTGCACCTGGATCAACGGTTTTTTCGGCTTGTCCGGCTTCCTGTTCCCAATTTCTGACAATTTGGGCAATCTCTGGATTTTCGGAGTCTATTTGACGATCTCTTAAAAATTGGTAAATGGAAGTAATACCCAAACCGGAAACTACTCTTTCTACAGAAGCACGTTGAATATCATGTTTATCCAACAGGTATTTTAGCAATTGAAACTCTAACTCATTCCGAGGGGCAAAATCTGCGTGTCCACCTTCTGAGGGAAAAACTTGATAATGGTTTCCCTGTTTGATTAAAAACCCTTGTCCTAAACCAGTCCCTGCACCAATCACCGCCATAGGTGCTTCTGGTTGATGTTTCCCAACTTGCAATGTGAGTAAATCTTGTTTGGTTAAGCCAAAAATGCCATAACCAACGGCAGCGAAGTCATTGATTAAGGAAATCGTCAGAATACCTAATTGTTGGGCTAAACGTTTTGTATCTAAAAACCAGGCTAGGTTGGTTAGTTTAGCAGTATTGTTGACCACAGGTCCTGCGATCGCAAAACAAGCTTTTTCTGGTGTTGAGGTATTGGCTGCGGTTAAAAATTTCTCTACTATTGGCACTAAATCGGGAAAATCCCCACTGCGGTAACTTTCCTCCTGTAAGGTTTTTAATCCTACATCTGAAGATTCCACCAGTCGCAAAATTGTTTTTGTCCCGCCTATATCTCCTGCTAGTAGTAATGTCATAAAATTTATTAGTTAGTTAGCTAGTTACTTTTGCTTAGTTAGGTTGCCATTAACTTAAATAAGTTAAAAATCCCTAATGTAGAGACTTACACAAATCTTACTACTTCCTCTATTGTGGTCAGATGGGAAGTATCTCCTTTGAGTTCTAGCAACCATTCTGATTCTTGACGTACCACTTTTACTAAAGAACATAAAGTAGCTTTAACTTCAGTTTTGGCAATTTCCCCGACTAAACCCATCGCTGCACCCAACACAGAAGCGCCATGTGCTACCAAAAGAATATCAGATGGCCAGAACTCTGTCGCTAGACATCTTGCTGTTTGTGCAGAACGTTGTCTGACTTTTTCATGGGTTTCGGGATAT contains the following coding sequences:
- a CDS encoding YebC/PmpR family DNA-binding transcriptional regulator, giving the protein MAGHSKWANIKRQKAVVDAKRGNIFTQLSRAIIVAARNGVPDPAGNFQLRTAIDKAKAAGIPNDNIERAIACGTRGANAKGAGTFGGDNSSLEEIRYEGYGAGGVAILIEALTDNRNRTAADLRVAFSKNGGNLGETGCVSWMFTQKGICVVEGVVDEEQLLEASLEGNAESYEMTEDQTAEVFTEVANLETLSQTLKAKGFQVTDIELRWIPGNQVEVTDSEQARSLFKLIDTLEGLDDVQNVTANFDMADNLMATMV
- a CDS encoding glucokinase — encoded protein: MTLLLAGDIGGTKTILRLVESSDVGLKTLQEESYRSGDFPDLVPIVEKFLTAANTSTPEKACFAIAGPVVNNTAKLTNLAWFLDTKRLAQQLGILTISLINDFAAVGYGIFGLTKQDLLTLQVGKHQPEAPMAVIGAGTGLGQGFLIKQGNHYQVFPSEGGHADFAPRNELEFQLLKYLLDKHDIQRASVERVVSGLGITSIYQFLRDRQIDSENPEIAQIVRNWEQEAGQAEKTVDPGAAIGSVALVKSDRLSEQTIQIFLEAYGAEAGNLALKLLPYGGLYIAGGIAPKILPLMQNGSFMLAFTQKGRMRSLLEEIPVHIILNQQVGLIGAAVCAARL